A single window of Colletotrichum destructivum chromosome 9, complete sequence DNA harbors:
- a CDS encoding Putative AAA+ ATPase domain, ATPase, AAA-type, core: MAGDTDNQPEEKPDSMEKKVLQLDQIWSRKDRQWHYVRTAKARTTEKLSRSRKNPLVVRRICGMFGKIEHVEIDVKSMKLAKLLGEILHDCLGLNLHKSPPQLSPQDLYHAWNGLTSHLEAEKSKSDADNDLISDILATREYLSQEYKVESESLFSLLQHNEITYGQVWQIFSPGTVIFSDNNVLCQPSASLYGSGSYQSDKDSKFFEISGRILTHDSEDFGWGYERYRIVPFEGTKKITSLEAYPIRYHQDAEPLQKSLIKRGRDYVRFMKEPTCREYCGLAVRMESSMLGPAKSTRFKSEGRIMVDPAAFGSHNPAANELLEPWVTDEVVVTDPDSLKDEDLLLCNHRILGYSFVQKTWAAFSVSNMSDVIWNEDAFDKLIIAEKKRRMIRLLVQSHKPNSDGSFDDIIKGKGRGLVGLLSGSPGVGKSLTAEAVAEVSHRPLYSVSAGELGTDVQRVDDRLGMILEIVRRWECVLLIDEADVFLYKRGESQVERNALVSIFLRRLEYFTGIIILTTNRQKDIDEAFKSRIHFKFHYPPLHAEARLKIWENMLASVTDKMPDWKLTDEDMRSLASKPLNGREIKNAVSCVASIIRANQEPLSMSLIKDILETLVEDEEPGDQ, from the exons ATGGCGGGTGATACAGATAATCAACCAGAAGAGAAACCCGATTCAATGGAGAAGAAAGTGTTGCAACTGGATCAAATTTGGAGCAG GAAAGACCGACAATGGCATTATGTGAGAACGGCCAAGGCTAGAACCACGGAGAAGCTGAGCCGTTCCCGGAAGAACCCACTTGTAGTACGCCGTATCTGCGGCATGTTCGGTAAGATAGAACATGTCGAAATAGACGTCAAGTCAATGAAGCTCGCGAAGCTTCTCGGGGAGATACTGCATGACTGTCTTGGATTGAATCTCCACAAATCGCCACCGCAA CTATCACCCCAGGATCTCTACCATGCATGGAACGGGCTTACATCACACTTGGAGGCTGAAAAGTCGAAGAGTGATGCCGACAACGACCTCATCAGCGACATACTAGCAACTCGTGAATATCTCTCCCAAGAGTACAAGGTAGAGAGTGAAAGCCTATTCTCACTGCTCCAGCATAACGAAATCACTTACGGACAAGTGTGGCAAATCTTTTCTCCCGGGACTGTGATTTTCTCGGACAACAACGTGCTATGCCAGCCGTCAGCTTCCCTATATGGCTCTGGCTCCTATCAGTCAGATAAGGACAGCAAGTTCTTTGAGATCAGCGGTCGAATACTTACACACGACAGCGAAGACTTTGGTTGGGGATACGAAAGATACCGAATCGTGCCATTTGAAGGTACCAAGAAAATCACCAGCCTCGAAGCGTATCCAATCCGTTACCATCAGGACGCCGAGCCACTCCAGAAAAGTCTTATAAAGAGGGGCCGAGATTACGTTCGATTCATGAAAGAACCAACGTGCCGAGAATACTGTGGACTCGCTGTTCGAATGGAAAGTTCGATGTTGGGGCCTGCGAAGTCTACTCGGTTCAAATCTGAAGGAAGAATCATGGTTGATCCGGCTGCTTTCGGTTCTCACAACCCTGCCGCAaacgagcttctcgagcctTGGGTTACGGACGAAGTTGTTGTAACCGACCCGGATTCTTTGAAAGACGAAGACTTGCTGTTATGCAACCATCGAATTCTCGGGTACTCTTTTGTGCAAAAGACTTGGGCAGCGTTCTCCGTATCCAACATGAGTGACGTTATTTGGAATGAGGACGCTTTTGATAAGCTTATCATTgcggaaaagaaaaggagaatGATTCGACTCTTGGTCCAGTCTCATAAACCAAATTCGGACGGCTCTTTCGATGACATCATCAAAGGAAAGGGAAGAGGCTTGGTTGGTCTTTTGAGTGGTAGTCCTGGAGTCGGAAAATCGCTCACAGCAGAGGCTGTCGCAGAAGTATCTCACCGGCCGCTGTACAGTGTCTCAGCTGGAGAGCTGGGGACTGACGTACAAAGGGTTGATGATCGACTTGGAATGATACTGGAGATTGTACGGAGGTGGGAATGCGTTCTTTTAATTGACGAGGCGGACGTGTTCCTGTACAAGAGAGGAGAATCTCAGGTGGAGAGGAATGCGCTTGTCAGTATTTTCCTTCGAAGACTTGA GTACTTCACCGGCATAATCATTTTGACAACCAATCGACAAAAAGATATTGACGAAGCATTCAAAA GTCGCATCCACTTCAAATTCCACTACCCTCCGCTTCATGCTGAGGCTCGCCTGAAGATCTGGGAAAACATGCTGGCTTCTGTTACCGATAAGATGCCAGACTGGAAGCTTACTGATGAAGACATGAGGAGTTTGGCATCAAAGCCTTTGAATGGGCGAGAG ATCAAGAATGCGGTCTCGTGTGTGGCTTCCATCATTCGCGCAAACCAAGAGCCTCTATCGATGTCACTGATCAAGGATATTCTTGAGACTCttgtcgaagacgaagaaccTGGAGATCAATGA
- a CDS encoding Putative NAD-dependent epimerase/dehydratase, NAD(P)-binding domain superfamily: MVHILLTGAAGYIGGTILADLLARQDGPVKAARLFAAVRTQEQVELLSKLAGVSVAQVDLLRKDAVEDYVHRNEIDFIVNLAPSFDLIVVSNLLGALGKRRQDGANDLRLVNSSVTAAFSKENGWPFGEISDTGPVIAKEREIGDQHPVRVVRLKILQTNVDPPKANIEARQTSWLLKRGRNWESRRILSSSQTCVNGRGTGQGRKQSVSIPTYVRVSIRNQIVNKFDQDGHPAAAHVTDLAALYVLLIEKILQGDPIPSDEVGIYFGVAYTMSWWKVMSAIARALHSRGLVKDLEPQFWPSYDTAADELGWPRAYIRGMGASSPQLIPRNADKIGWKPEWDESRFMESIDDEVQDALDLDTGTTSLYDSVQASKS; the protein is encoded by the exons ATGGTACACATCCTCCTCACGGGTGCCGCCGGCTATAT CGGCGGAACTATCCTCGCAGATCTCTTGGCCCGTCAAGACGGGCCCGTGAAGGCCGCAAGACTCTTTGCTGCAGTTCGCACGCAGGAGCAAGTCGAACTCCTGTCGAAGCTCGCAGGCGTATCTGTAGCCCAGGTCGACCTGCTGAGAAAAGACGCTGTGGAAGACTATGTACATCGTAACGAGA TTGACTTCATCGTGAACCTGGCGCCATCTTTCGACCTAATCGTTGTATCgaacctcctcggcgcccttggaAAGCGCCGCCAAGACGGAGCGAATGACTTACGCTTGGTCAAT AGCTCGGTAACCGCAGCCTTCTCAAAGGAAAACGGCTGGCCGTTCGGTGAGATAAGTGACACAGGGCCAGTCATTGccaaagagagagaaattGGAGACCAGCATCCTGTTCGAGTGGTTCGTCTCAAAATCCTGCAGACGAATGTCGATCCTCCTAAAGCTAACATAGAAGCAAGGCAGACATCATGGTTGCTGAAAAGGGGAAGGAACTGGGAGTCAAGACGTATATTGTCGTCATCCCAAACGTGTGTAA ATGGGAGAGGTACTGGCCAAGGTAGAAAGCAATCGGTCAGCATCCCTACGTATGTTAGGGTTAGTATCAGGAACCAGATTGTCAACAAGTTTGACCAAGACGGG CATCCTGCGGCCGCTCACGTCACTGACCTTGCAGCTCTTTACGTTTTGCTGATCGAAAAGATCTTGCAAGGAGATCCGATCCCGAGCGACGAAGTGGGTATTTACTTCGGCGTTGCGTACACAATGTCTTGGTGGAAGGTCATGTCAGCCATTGCCAGAGCTCTTCACTCTCGTGGGCTAGTAAAAGACCTGGAGCCACAGTTTTGGCCGAGTTATGATACGGCAGCGGATGAGCTGGGATGGCCACGAGCATACATTCGAGGCATGGGAGCCTCCAG CCCACAACTCATTCCACGCAATGCGGACAAGATTGGTTGGAAACCCGAGTGGGATGAGAGTAGATTTATGGAGAGCATAGACGATGAGGTTCAGGATGCTCTGGATCTAGACACTGGCACCACATCTCTCTACGATAGTGTACAGGCTTCCAAGTCTTGA
- a CDS encoding Putative NAD-dependent epimerase/dehydratase, NAD(P)-binding domain superfamily, giving the protein MTSPTNPAIPKGSIVLVTGVNGFLGSHVADQFLQYGYNVRGTVRDVDKSSWLCDLFDGKHGKGRFELLAVPDITVEGAYDEVVKGTSAFVHVAAVVSFNPDPNQVIPTAVSGTVNALKAAYSERSVKRFVLCSSSSVVVPADLETYKQPHVVTEDSWCQDSLKLAWAPPPYTPERALAVYSASKLECELAVWKYHKENRHARPDLVVNSVLPNGIFGKCLDVKNQGYPSSAGLIQALWSGAQVPELIRAPQYFVDVQDTGILHVAAAVLADVQDERIFGFAEPYNWDRILGILRRQNPDHSFPDDFEGSTYPHTIKPRDRAEELLKIMGRPGWTSLEDSLLQNTEHLRQAKA; this is encoded by the exons ATGACCTCTCCCACCAACCCTGCCATCCCCAAGGGGTCAATCGTTCTAGTCACGGGCGTCAACGGCTTCCTCGGCTCGCACGTTGCTGATCAGTTCCTCCAGTATGGCTACAACGTCCGTGGTACAGTCCGCGACGTCGACAAGAGCAGCTGGCTGTGCGACCTGTTTGACGGAAAACACGGCAAGGGGAGGTTCGAGCTCCTGGCAGTGCCGGACATTACTGTCGAAGGAGCATACGAcgaggtggtgaagg GCACCTCCGCTTTCGTCCACGTTGCCGCTGTGGTTAGCTTCAATCCCGATCCGAACCAGGTCATCCCGACCGCTGTTTCGGGCACCGTGAACGCTTTGAAGGCAGCTTACTCTGAGCGTTCGGTGAAGCGCTTTGTCTTGtgttcctcgtcgtcagTCGTGGTGCCTGCGGACCTCGAGACTTATAAGCAGCCCCACGTCGTCACAGAGGATTCCTGGTGCCAGGACAGCCTCAAGTTGGCGTGGGCCCCTCCACCGTACACGCCGGAGCGGGCCCTGGCTGTCTATAGTGCGAGCAAGCTCGAATGCGAGCTGGCCGTTTGGAAATATCACAAGGAGAACCGACACGCGCGTCCAGACCTTGTTGTCAACTCAG TCCTTCCGAACGGGATATTTGGAAAGTGCCTGGATGTGAAAAACCAGGGATACCCCTCGAGTGCCGGGCTGATCCAAGCCCTCTGGTCGGGAGCTCAGGTCCCCGAGCTCATCAGGGCACCCC AATACTTTGTGGACGTGCAGGATACCGGTATTCTCCacgttgctgctgctgtcctAGCGGACGTGCAAGACGAGCGGATCTTTGGGTTCGCGGAGCCTTACAACTGGGACAGGATCTTGGGCATCCTGCGTCGGCAGAATCCTGATCACTCGTTCCCTGATGACTTTGAAGGCAGCACGTACCCACACACCATCAAGCCCAGAGACAGGGCAGAGGAGCTGCTGAAGATCATGGGCCGTCCCGGGTGGACTTCGTTGGAGGACAGTCTTCTGCAGAACACGGAGCACTTGCGCCAAGCCAAAGCTTGA
- a CDS encoding uncharacterized protein (Putative zn(2)Cys(6) fungal-type DNA-binding domain, transcription factor domain, fungi), translating into MEIRGNAGEEGQKDRPAIGRRSCDQCRSRKIGCDRASPCSNCVSTRLECTHTTVARKPAPPRQRILISAQYERKIDDIARDILLIKSSLGSHNAPREFAKPQDRSGTQVVRNEITRPVLGDYAPAEAHAIIPQWEHSFHVIDFVKAFVEDSRPDQGEESFSGTISSLRSLVAAMSNPVLGGHFCPVSDSNPASKQIHARMPPLDAVLEVLRWAKSHQNYLRVQSISQILPLQKLEDTCRKVYFAVDSYSEIDFVLTTGFLSYMFAEHTVSEGSASSRDHFQLCQRSLAKALSILPIMLPPSMEVIAVLTFGTLFSVENSKATAAWSFISTALNHCQTLGYHRLRPQAVGHGDEQRNTETSLFWTVFKFEKGLALRLGRPSGIRDAEITLLAEPDESRTTRIARIQGQVYDQLYSPAGLTTLAERKAQAMQLADEVRGIICQIKSEISAAKESLKDAQADHMRATYLHSDLVWHSSILTLILRAIPSAQRSGISDECASAARDTIEAHQQCIESLRGCSDPATVVKYLNWAIIHVPFVPFSIIFTCVVRTFNFDDLALLERFAASLKPETTDENSPTHPYRLYDLLCQAARLHITRTQFSASGPNMTGDDSTLLSDFKASQFLAETTGPIDDFVNPDLLMFDASDWYQGNQHLINLLDEGRLF; encoded by the exons ATGGAAATCCGCGGAAatgccggcgaagaaggccaaaAAGATCGTCCAGCAATCGGCCGACGCTCT TGTGACCAATGCCGTTCACGAAAG ATCGGGTGTGACAGAGCATCGCCATGCTCGAACTGCGTTTCCACACGACTAGAATGCACCCACACTACCGTTGCAAGGAAGCCAGCACCCCCGAGGCAAAGAATATTGATATCGGCACAATA TGAGCGTAAGATCGACGATATCGCACGCGATATCCTTCTTATCAAATCATCCTTAGGAAGTCACAACGCTCCGAGAGAATTCGCCAAGCCACAAGATCGATCTGGGACGCAAGTGGTCCGAAATGAGATCACAAGACCTGTCCTTGGGGACTATGCGCCTGCGGAAGCACACGCCATCATACCCCAATGGGAGCACTCATTCCATGTCATCGACTTCGTCAAGGCATTTGTGGAAGACAGCAGGCCCGATCAAGGCGAAGAGAGTTTCTCCGGGACCATTTCATCACTCAGAAGTTTGGTCGCTGCCATGTCGAACCCTGTTCTTGGAGGGCACTTTTGTCCAGTCTCCGATTCGAATCCCGCCAGTAAACAGATACATGCGCGCATGCCACCTTTGGATGCAGTGCTTGAGGTCTTGCGATGGGCAAAAT CCCACCAAAACTATCTAAGGGTCCAGTCAATCTCTCAGATCCTGCCCCTTCAGAAGCTCGAGGATACCTGTCGCAAGGTTTACTTTGCCGTAGACAGCTACTCAGAGATAGATTTTGTTCTCACGACCGGGTTTCTATCTTACATGTTTGCTGAACATACAGTTTCGGAAGGGTCCGCAAGTTCCCGAGATCATTTCCAGCTCTGCCAGAGGAGCCTCGCAAAAGCCCTTTCAATCCTCCCAATCATGTTACCACCATCCATGGAGGTCATTGCTGTGTTGACATTTGGA ACTTTGTTCTCGGTAGAAAACTCTAAAGCTACAGCAGCTTGGAGCTTTATCTCGACTGCGTTGAATCATTGCCAAACATTGGGATACCATCGCCTCCGGCCGCAGGCAGTGGGACATGGAGACGAACAAAGGAACACGGAAACCAGCTTGTTCTGGACCGTTTTCAAGTTCGAAAAGGGACTAGCACTTCGTCTAGGACGACCATCTGGGATCCGCGATGCCGAGATCACACTGCTGGCCGAGCCGGACGAGTCCCGAACCACCAGGATCGCCCGGATCCAGGGACAGGTTTACGATCAGCTATACAGCCCAGCCGGCCTAACAACATTAGCGGAGCGGAAAGCTCAAGCTATGCAACTTGCTGATGAAGTAAGAGGTATAATCTGTCAGATAAAATCAGAAATCTCG GCTGCGAAGGAGAGCCTCAAAGATGCTCAAGCAGACCATATGCGCGCTACATATCTCCACAGCGATCTTGTCTGGCATTCCTCCATCCTGACTCTAATTTTGAGAGCAATTCCTTCGGCGCAACGCTCAGGAATATCGGACGAGTGTGCTTCGGCAGCCCGCGACACGATAGAGGCACATCAACAGTGTATAGAGAGTTTGCGCGGTTGCAGCGATCCAGCAACAGTCGTCAAATACCTCAATTG GGCCATTATCCATGTCCCATTCGTCCCGTTCAGCATCATTTTTACTTGCGTGGTACGGACCTTCAATTTTGACGACTTGGCCCTCCTGGAACGGTTTGCTGCATCTCTTAAACCAGAGACAACAGATGAAAACTCACCAACGCATCCATACCGCCTTTACGACCTCCTCTGCCAGGCAGCTAGGCTCCACATCACCAGAACCCAATTCTCGGCATCGGGTCCCAACATGACAGGAGACGATTCAACCTTGCTGTCCGATTTCAAGGCCTCGCAGTTCCTTGCAGAGACCACAGGACCCATTGATGATTTCGTAAATCCCGATCTTCTGATGTTTGATGCCAGCGATTGGTATCAAGGTAATCAGCATCTCATCAACCTATTAGATGAAGGTAGACTATTCTAG